The DNA segment AAGGGCAGCTTGTGAGCGCGCCCGCCTCAGCCCGCCCCGAAGTCCTTCTGCTGGACTACGGCGCAGGCAATGTCCGCAGCGCGGCCAAGGCGCTGGAACGGGCCGGAATGCGGGTGCGTGTCTCTGCTGATCCCGCAGACGTGCCGCACGCCTCCGCGCTGGTGGTGCCCGGCCAGGGCCACTTCCGACAGGTCATGGAAGCTTTTGAGACGGGCGGCTTTCACGGCCCCGTCACCGGTGCAGCGCGGGCGGGTGTGCCGCTCCTCGGCATCTGCGTGGGCATGCAGATGCTCCTGAGCGACTCCGAGGAAGCGCCGGGAGTCCCGGGCCTGAACCTGATTCCCGGCACCGTCCGCAAGTTCACCGCTGCCCCCGGCCATAAGGTGCCGCAGATGGGCTGGAACGCCCTGGAACGCGTGGGGGATTCGCCGCTACTGCGGGGGCTGAATGGTCTGGCCTACGCCTACTTTGTCCACAGTTATTACGTGCCAGCCGACATGGCGGTGCAGCACGGTGCACTCGCTGATTACGGCGTCCCCTTCTGGGCAGCCCTCAGCGTGGGCAATCTGCACGCCACCCAGTTCCACCCAGA comes from the Deinococcus sp. AJ005 genome and includes:
- the hisH gene encoding imidazole glycerol phosphate synthase subunit HisH is translated as MSAPASARPEVLLLDYGAGNVRSAAKALERAGMRVRVSADPADVPHASALVVPGQGHFRQVMEAFETGGFHGPVTGAARAGVPLLGICVGMQMLLSDSEEAPGVPGLNLIPGTVRKFTAAPGHKVPQMGWNALERVGDSPLLRGLNGLAYAYFVHSYYVPADMAVQHGALADYGVPFWAALSVGNLHATQFHPEKSGAVGLALLERFRQNVLG